The DNA region TATCGAGCCCCAGGAAACCACCCTGGAACACATTGCGCCCATTTGCGTCTTTGCGGTTGACCCACCAGGTGAAGTTGAGCATCAGCTTGTGAAAAACGCGTTGCAGGAATTTGCGATCAGCTACTCCTCGACGTTTTTCTTCAATTTTGTAGACCCGCCATGCCGCCCAGGCGTGGACGGGAGGATTGACATCCCCAAATGCCCATTCGTACGCAGGTAACTGTCCGTTAGGATGCATATACCATTCACGGAGCAGCAGGATGAGTTGTTCTTTGGCGAATTGGGAATCGACTAATGCCAACGGGATACAATGAAAAGCGAGGTCCCACGCGGCGTACCACGGATACTCCCACTTGTCCGGCATGGAGATCACATCGGCATTGTACAGATGCGCCCATTCATGATTCCGCCCACGGGTGCGTCCCGTTGGTGGTGAAGGGGCTTGGGGATCCCCAGCCAGCCAGCGATTGACATCGTAATGATAGTACTGCTTGCTCCATAACAGGCCTGCGAGTGACTGGCGCATCACTATACGGGCATCGGCAGTGAGGTCCGACGGAATGACAGTGTCGTAGAATTCATCTGCCTCGTGCTGACGGGTGGGGAACGTCTCGGCGAAATCAGAAGCGAATGCGGCTGCGGCGGATGATCGTCCTTTATCGGTGAAACGGAGCTGCACGGTGACCGTTTCTCCAGCGCCAACATTCAGGGGATAATGGGCTGCAGCTTTTGTCCCGGTTCGATCAGGATTCACGGCAGCCTGTATGCCATGAACGATATAATCATTAATGCCGTCTTTCACATACGACGAGGGGTTCTCGACGCCATACAGTCGTTGGAAGTTGGTGTCGTTCTCAGTGAACAACAAAGTCGGCGATCCGTCACAATATAACCAACGACGGTCATAATACTGATGACTGAGCGCGATGGTGGTGTGATCTACTGCATACAGACGAGGCCGACGAGCGTCGAGTCCACTTGCCCACGTATTTCGACACCAGAGCGTTGGGAGGAGGTGGACGGCGGCGGTTTCTGGACCACGATTACTGACGTGAATGCGAATCAGAATGTCTTCTGGACTCGCTTTTGCGTATTCGACCTCAACGTCAAAGTAGCGATCCTGATCGAAGACACCGGTGTCGATTAACTCAAGTTCTAATGCTTGCCGTCCCCGTTGACGATTTTCTTCGACGAGCTGAGCGTATGGAAACTCAGCCTGGGGGTATTTGTAGAGAAATTTCATGTACGAATGCGTGGGGGTGGAGTCCACGTAGAAATAATACTCTTTGACATCCTCGCCGTGGTTTCCTTCACTTCCTGTGAGCCCAAAGAGTCGCTCCTTGAGAATAGGGTCTCGGCCATTCCACAAGGCAAGGGCAAAGCAGATAAATTGCTGCCGATCGCAGAAGCCGCCCAATCCATCTTCGTTCCAGCGGAATGCTCGTGAGCGGGCGTGGTCATGAGGGAGGTAGTCCCAGGCAGTCCCGTATTCGCTGTAATCTTCTCGTACCGTGCCCCAGGCGCGCTCGCTGAGATAGGGGCCCCACCGTTTCCAGTTCTTTTTCCGTCGCTGGTCTTCTTCAAGCCGTCGCGCTTCGGCTGTATTCATGTCGATCCTTTCTTACTCGTAGGGCGAGAGACGAAGAATCCCACCAGTACACCATTCGTCGAGAAAGCGTCTTCTCGCATTGTGTCTCATCGTCTGTTGCGGCGTTTTTCTTTATCCGGCCTGCAGAAGGGATGCAAAAGTGCCGATAGTCTCACTATAAGGCACAAGAGGGGTCGTGAGCAAAAGAGAGACACGTATGCATACAAAGACTATCCGAGGAACTGTTCTGTTGATGGTGACCATTGTTGTACTGGGGACGGGATGTCAGGAGAGGACACCGGCTAAGGTGGAAACGGAAAAACCTGCCTCACCGTCGGTTGGTCGGGAGTATGGAGAGGCACTCCGCGGAGCTATCGGTCAGGCAAATAGTGCAAAAAGTACGCTTGAGGCTTCTGCTCGGACGTTGGAAGAAACTGATAAAGCGAGCCAATAAACAGAGGATCGACTACCGCACTGCGCGAAAGGCGGCAACAGGCCTCGTCCTGGTTATTTGTCACCAGTCGCGCCTACGGTTGGGGTAGTTCTTGTGAGCGCGAATAGTCCTAGCGCACAACCGGAGACTTCTGCCAGGAG from Deltaproteobacteria bacterium includes:
- a CDS encoding glucosidase, with the translated sequence MDMNTAEARRLEEDQRRKKNWKRWGPYLSERAWGTVREDYSEYGTAWDYLPHDHARSRAFRWNEDGLGGFCDRQQFICFALALWNGRDPILKERLFGLTGSEGNHGEDVKEYYFYVDSTPTHSYMKFLYKYPQAEFPYAQLVEENRQRGRQALELELIDTGVFDQDRYFDVEVEYAKASPEDILIRIHVSNRGPETAAVHLLPTLWCRNTWASGLDARRPRLYAVDHTTIALSHQYYDRRWLYCDGSPTLLFTENDTNFQRLYGVENPSSYVKDGINDYIVHGIQAAVNPDRTGTKAAAHYPLNVGAGETVTVQLRFTDKGRSSAAAAFASDFAETFPTRQHEADEFYDTVIPSDLTADARIVMRQSLAGLLWSKQYYHYDVNRWLAGDPQAPSPPTGRTRGRNHEWAHLYNADVISMPDKWEYPWYAAWDLAFHCIPLALVDSQFAKEQLILLLREWYMHPNGQLPAYEWAFGDVNPPVHAWAAWRVYKIEEKRRGVADRKFLQRVFHKLMLNFTWWVNRKDANGRNVFQGGFLGLDNIGVFDRSAPLPTGGYIEQSDATSWMGMYCLNMLTIALELAREDASYEDVASKFFEHFVYICRAMNNLGGEGIELWNREDGFFYDVLHLPNGHHFPMKVRSMVGLIPLFAVETLESDIIDQLPGFKRRLQWFIENRPELSNHVETLTTPEATVRRFLSLVNRGRLRQVLRYMLDETEFLSPYGIRALSRVHREQPYTLTVNGTEHRVDYEPAESSTSLFGGNSNWRGPIWFPVNYLLIESLQKFHYYLGDSYKVECPTGSGKMLTLEEVAGELSRRLSRIFLRNHEGRRPVYGGADKFQHDPHWRDLILFYEYFHGDNGAGIGASHQTGWTGLVAKLLQQSGE